A single genomic interval of Deinococcus misasensis DSM 22328 harbors:
- a CDS encoding tetratricopeptide repeat protein — protein sequence MNYAAVLAFVMVFAFSFPVLVRIANSVGVARSTIVISVVLLAFLLFLTQWVRMRVSRYRTTVSKIEQAKAQTSQSPNSDSAYYVGGEHLGELLLRVGKRREAIAVYERFLELQKTEGKDVQHVITRLQALRSQEEVL from the coding sequence ATGAACTATGCAGCGGTCCTTGCTTTCGTGATGGTGTTCGCGTTTTCCTTTCCAGTGCTGGTGAGGATTGCGAACAGCGTGGGTGTGGCAAGGTCCACCATTGTGATTTCGGTGGTGCTGCTGGCCTTCTTGCTTTTCCTGACCCAGTGGGTGCGGATGCGGGTTTCCCGTTACCGGACCACGGTCAGCAAAATTGAGCAGGCAAAAGCACAAACCTCACAAAGTCCAAACTCAGACAGTGCATACTATGTGGGAGGAGAACACCTCGGAGAATTGCTGCTGAGGGTCGGCAAACGGCGCGAAGCCATCGCAGTGTACGAGCGTTTTCTGGAACTGCAAAAAACGGAGGGCAAGGATGTGCAGCACGTGATCACACGTTTGCAAGCCCTGAGATCGCAGGAGGAAGTATTGTGA
- the rsmI gene encoding 16S rRNA (cytidine(1402)-2'-O)-methyltransferase has translation MIHVTLVPTPVGNLSDITLRALEVLKNCDAVAAEDTRHTGILLKHYGIDKPLVRLDQHTIKDRAEGVLEKHPRLAFVSDAGTPGISDPGAELVQIVLALGGQIEVLPGPTALIPALVLSGLPTQPFTFEGFLPRSGSERKSRLQALIERTHTSAFYESPHRLTDTLEELIKLCGPERQVSITRELSKKFEETYRGTLQEAFLHFEKGVKGEIVVVLSPAPVKAVNESMDFRELARKLYQDGLGTREVRDELIKAGLRKNDAYVIALELREASG, from the coding sequence GTGATTCATGTCACCCTTGTTCCCACACCCGTTGGCAATTTATCCGACATCACCCTCAGGGCCCTCGAGGTCCTGAAAAACTGTGATGCCGTTGCTGCAGAAGACACCCGCCACACCGGCATCCTGCTGAAACACTACGGCATCGACAAACCTCTGGTGCGCCTCGACCAGCACACCATCAAAGACCGGGCAGAGGGGGTCCTTGAGAAACACCCGAGGCTGGCTTTCGTCAGCGATGCAGGCACCCCCGGCATCAGCGATCCGGGTGCAGAACTGGTGCAGATTGTGCTGGCTCTGGGTGGGCAGATTGAAGTGCTGCCCGGACCCACCGCACTGATTCCGGCTCTGGTGCTCTCAGGGCTTCCCACCCAGCCATTCACTTTTGAAGGGTTTTTGCCAAGGTCTGGCTCTGAACGGAAAAGCCGTTTGCAAGCTTTGATTGAGCGCACCCACACCAGTGCTTTTTACGAAAGCCCACACCGGTTGACCGACACCCTTGAAGAACTGATCAAGCTGTGCGGACCAGAGCGTCAGGTGTCCATCACGCGTGAACTGAGCAAGAAGTTTGAAGAGACCTACCGTGGCACCCTGCAAGAGGCTTTTTTGCACTTTGAAAAAGGGGTCAAAGGTGAAATCGTGGTGGTGCTCTCCCCTGCTCCTGTCAAAGCCGTGAATGAAAGCATGGATTTCCGTGAATTGGCCCGCAAATTGTATCAGGATGGCCTCGGGACCCGTGAAGTTCGCGATGAACTCATCAAGGCAGGTTTGCGTAAAAATGACGCTTACGTGATAGCCTTAGAGTTGCGTGAAGCGTCAGGCTGA
- the pfkA gene encoding 6-phosphofructokinase translates to MKRIAVFTSGGDAPGMNAAVRAVVRAATGKGIEVVGIMRGFQGMIEGDMRLLGPRDVANTIQRGGTVLLTARSKDFRNPEGRAKAAEQLKKWDVEGVVCIGGDGSFHGAHFLHEEHGFHVVGLPGTIDNDLYGTDYTIGYFTAVDTALDCIDKLRDTGASHERIFVVEVMGRHAGFIALDVGIASGAEEVLIPEHPTPIDEVIQTLKDSEAKGKKSSFVIVAEGYPGGGQGVQDAIEAAGFESRLTILGHVQRGGSPKAEDRILASRLGEAAVCALLEGKNDVMVGVTNHDISYTPLADTWEKRKDVNAHLRSCVKTLSV, encoded by the coding sequence ATGAAACGAATCGCTGTGTTTACCAGTGGGGGCGATGCGCCCGGTATGAATGCGGCTGTGCGTGCTGTGGTGCGTGCGGCCACTGGAAAAGGAATTGAAGTGGTGGGCATCATGCGTGGCTTTCAGGGCATGATCGAAGGGGACATGCGCCTGCTCGGGCCCAGAGATGTGGCCAACACCATCCAGCGCGGAGGCACCGTGTTGCTGACCGCCCGTTCCAAAGACTTCCGCAACCCGGAAGGCCGCGCCAAAGCCGCCGAACAACTCAAAAAATGGGATGTGGAAGGCGTGGTGTGCATCGGAGGAGACGGCAGTTTCCACGGCGCCCACTTCCTGCACGAAGAGCATGGTTTCCATGTGGTCGGATTGCCCGGCACCATCGACAATGACCTGTATGGCACCGACTACACCATCGGGTATTTCACCGCTGTGGACACCGCTCTGGACTGCATCGACAAACTGCGCGACACCGGAGCCAGCCACGAACGCATTTTCGTGGTGGAAGTGATGGGACGCCATGCCGGTTTCATTGCCCTGGATGTTGGTATCGCTTCCGGTGCTGAAGAGGTGCTGATTCCTGAGCACCCCACCCCCATCGATGAAGTGATCCAGACCCTCAAGGACAGCGAAGCCAAAGGCAAAAAGTCCAGCTTCGTGATTGTCGCTGAAGGATACCCCGGCGGAGGTCAGGGCGTGCAGGATGCCATTGAAGCCGCTGGCTTCGAATCCCGCCTGACCATTCTGGGCCACGTGCAACGCGGAGGAAGCCCCAAAGCCGAAGACCGCATTCTGGCCTCCCGTCTGGGCGAAGCGGCTGTGTGCGCTTTGCTGGAAGGCAAAAACGATGTGATGGTCGGGGTCACCAACCACGACATCTCTTACACCCCCCTCGCAGACACCTGGGAGAAACGCAAAGACGTGAACGCCCACCTGCGCAGTTGCGTGAAGACCCTGTCGGTCTGA
- a CDS encoding deoxyguanosinetriphosphate triphosphohydrolase translates to MLLSREELMHKEAETLAPYATLNLHSKGRLHPEPESNYRLPFQKDRDRILHTTAFRRLEYKTQVFVNHEGDYYRTRLTHTLEVSQVARSMAVALGVNETLTETIALSHDLGHPPFGHAGEHQLDRWMKSRNAGGFNHNEQAFRIVTELEKRYEGFSGLNLTRETLEGMVKHDADAETFPAFAAPFEPECRPALEAQIAAIADGVAYNAHDLDDGIKSGILTPDMLQGLKVWDALVNRLNLHVHPLSELGRRKLIRELLGWIINDILQETERRLNTQQIQSAQDIRKLKTVVVGFGPEMGQMMKELKAFLYQHLYYHPGKIQQTFRAELFIDGLFSAYLKEPRLLPLHVQNCIPLLGLERTICDYIAGMTDRFAMDEYSRLYSPRAH, encoded by the coding sequence ATGTTGCTTTCACGCGAAGAACTGATGCACAAAGAAGCCGAGACCCTGGCACCTTATGCCACATTGAATCTGCACTCCAAAGGCCGTCTGCATCCCGAGCCCGAGAGCAATTACCGGCTCCCTTTTCAAAAGGACCGGGACCGCATCCTGCACACCACCGCGTTCCGGCGTCTGGAATACAAAACCCAGGTGTTTGTGAACCACGAGGGGGATTATTATCGCACCCGGCTCACCCACACCTTGGAGGTGTCTCAGGTGGCACGCTCCATGGCGGTGGCTCTGGGGGTCAATGAAACCCTGACCGAAACCATTGCCCTGTCACACGATCTCGGGCATCCACCGTTTGGGCATGCTGGGGAACACCAGTTGGACCGTTGGATGAAGTCCAGAAACGCAGGCGGTTTCAACCACAACGAACAGGCTTTTCGCATCGTGACCGAACTGGAAAAACGCTATGAAGGCTTCTCTGGTCTGAACTTGACTCGAGAAACCCTCGAAGGCATGGTCAAACACGATGCTGATGCAGAAACTTTCCCTGCCTTTGCTGCCCCTTTTGAACCCGAGTGCAGACCGGCTCTGGAAGCCCAGATTGCTGCGATTGCCGATGGTGTGGCTTACAACGCCCATGACCTGGACGATGGCATCAAATCCGGCATCCTGACCCCTGACATGCTGCAAGGCCTGAAGGTGTGGGATGCACTGGTGAACCGCTTGAACCTGCATGTTCACCCTTTGAGCGAACTGGGTCGCCGCAAGTTGATTCGGGAACTGCTGGGATGGATCATCAACGACATCCTGCAAGAAACCGAGCGCCGTCTGAACACCCAACAGATCCAGAGTGCACAGGACATCCGGAAACTGAAAACCGTGGTGGTGGGCTTCGGTCCTGAAATGGGCCAGATGATGAAAGAACTCAAGGCGTTTTTGTACCAGCACCTCTATTACCATCCCGGCAAAATCCAGCAGACCTTCCGGGCAGAACTTTTCATTGATGGGTTGTTTTCGGCATACCTGAAAGAACCCCGCTTGCTTCCTTTGCATGTGCAAAATTGCATTCCCCTCCTCGGGTTGGAACGCACCATTTGCGACTACATTGCAGGCATGACCGACCGCTTTGCCATGGATGAGTACAGCCGTCTTTACAGTCCCAGAGCCCATTGA
- a CDS encoding FAD-dependent oxidoreductase translates to MKLKRALVIGASFSGLCAARVLSDHFEEVCILEKDALGQGTRKGVPQHLHSHVLMAQGAHQLNAFFPELEAQLRASGAHKTDIGTYARWYQWGGWKKNAIVGISALSCSRALLETTLREEVAKLPNVRFLEGHKVLGLQSKPDARGTLQVTGVEVQKENSTFTLDADLVVDGSGRGSQASKWLEQLGYAPPVVSEIPAKVGYVTCKYRMPEPDPLKGQALLITPAAPQEKRAGLALPIEDQQWTVTLAGWCGDHPEATHAGILQFAKSLPVPDLYQILVQTEPTSEAVRHLIPASLRRHFERLIRFPKGFLVMGDALCSFNPTYGQGITVAALEAHHLQDCLQESQGDLKDLWRWFFKRIQPVVNTAWSMVELEDSRYFPDHPLTITQRWVQRYLVRLHQAATRDEKVSMAFFRVLNMMDPPQALFHPEVLWRVLLKGQVVPSGSKEVYQRSSRL, encoded by the coding sequence GTGAAGCTGAAACGTGCTCTGGTGATTGGAGCCAGTTTCAGTGGATTGTGTGCAGCCAGGGTGCTCAGCGATCACTTTGAGGAAGTCTGCATCCTTGAAAAAGATGCCCTTGGGCAAGGCACACGCAAAGGGGTTCCCCAACACCTGCATTCCCATGTGCTGATGGCACAGGGTGCACACCAATTGAATGCTTTTTTTCCAGAACTTGAAGCACAATTGAGGGCTTCAGGTGCCCACAAAACCGACATTGGCACCTATGCCCGCTGGTACCAGTGGGGCGGATGGAAAAAGAATGCCATAGTCGGAATTTCTGCCCTCTCTTGCAGCCGTGCATTGCTGGAAACCACCCTTCGTGAGGAGGTCGCAAAGCTTCCCAACGTGCGGTTTCTGGAAGGCCACAAAGTGCTGGGCCTGCAATCCAAACCAGATGCCAGAGGAACCCTGCAAGTCACAGGGGTTGAGGTTCAAAAAGAGAACAGCACCTTCACACTGGACGCCGATCTGGTGGTGGATGGCTCTGGCAGGGGTTCACAGGCCTCAAAGTGGCTGGAACAACTGGGTTATGCCCCTCCAGTCGTTTCAGAGATTCCAGCCAAAGTCGGTTATGTAACCTGCAAGTACCGCATGCCTGAACCCGATCCTTTGAAAGGGCAGGCCCTTCTGATTACACCTGCTGCCCCTCAGGAAAAACGGGCTGGATTGGCCCTGCCCATTGAAGATCAGCAATGGACGGTCACTCTGGCCGGATGGTGTGGCGATCATCCTGAGGCCACCCATGCAGGCATCCTGCAGTTTGCCAAAAGCCTCCCTGTTCCAGACCTGTACCAGATCCTTGTCCAGACCGAACCCACCAGTGAGGCCGTCCGGCATCTGATTCCCGCCAGCCTCCGTCGGCACTTTGAACGCCTGATCCGGTTCCCCAAAGGTTTTCTGGTGATGGGAGACGCCTTGTGCAGCTTCAATCCCACCTACGGACAGGGCATCACAGTTGCGGCTCTGGAAGCCCACCACTTGCAAGACTGCCTTCAGGAAAGTCAGGGGGATTTGAAAGACCTCTGGCGGTGGTTTTTCAAACGCATTCAGCCGGTGGTGAACACCGCCTGGAGCATGGTCGAGCTGGAAGACAGCCGGTATTTCCCGGACCATCCTCTGACCATCACCCAGAGGTGGGTGCAAAGGTATCTGGTCCGTTTGCATCAGGCGGCCACAAGGGATGAAAAAGTCAGTATGGCTTTTTTCCGGGTCCTCAACATGATGGACCCTCCACAGGCCCTGTTTCATCCAGAGGTGTTGTGGAGGGTGTTGCTCAAAGGTCAGGTTGTGCCTTCAGGGTCAAAAGAGGTTTACCAGCGCAGTTCGAGGCTGTAA
- a CDS encoding DUF4384 domain-containing protein, translating to MKRYTVALAASLLGFALSAPQISPQRIIVNPVPTELSVDVWLDKSGNSPAYTPGEKVTIYTRVNQDAYVYLFNVDPDGRVDLILPNKYASGGNFLKANTTKMFPDRNDPFEYEISAPYGVNKVLALASKTQLNLNDIARFQSGQSEGFAQITVEGQNQLAQKLSIIVKPIPQDKWITDTAYYNVVSGVVAPPVQQFRDVTASSYPGARVSVQSQKEDRLVLEFTTSDSTQQVWGFYQRDLESQGYRLVSLNQKNRDYEARFTRKAGRDDDTLTVKLKFKNKGRYSLELRW from the coding sequence ATGAAACGTTACACAGTTGCTCTCGCTGCTTCCCTGCTTGGTTTCGCTCTGTCTGCACCCCAAATCAGCCCTCAACGCATCATTGTGAATCCTGTGCCCACCGAACTCAGTGTGGATGTGTGGCTGGACAAGAGTGGCAACAGCCCCGCTTATACCCCCGGTGAAAAAGTCACCATTTACACCCGAGTGAATCAGGATGCTTATGTGTACCTGTTCAATGTGGATCCAGATGGCCGTGTGGATCTGATTCTCCCCAACAAGTACGCCAGTGGGGGCAACTTCCTGAAAGCCAACACCACCAAAATGTTCCCGGACCGCAACGATCCTTTCGAGTATGAAATCAGTGCCCCTTATGGTGTGAACAAGGTGCTGGCTCTGGCCTCCAAAACCCAGCTCAACCTGAACGACATTGCCCGCTTCCAGTCCGGCCAGAGTGAAGGTTTTGCCCAGATCACTGTGGAAGGTCAGAACCAACTGGCCCAGAAGCTGTCCATCATCGTGAAACCCATCCCTCAGGACAAGTGGATCACCGACACCGCTTATTACAACGTGGTCAGTGGTGTGGTGGCCCCCCCGGTTCAGCAGTTCCGTGATGTGACCGCCAGCAGTTACCCCGGTGCCCGTGTCAGCGTGCAAAGCCAGAAAGAAGACCGTCTGGTGCTGGAGTTCACCACCAGTGACAGCACCCAGCAGGTCTGGGGTTTCTACCAGAGGGATCTGGAAAGTCAGGGCTACCGTCTGGTGAGCCTCAACCAGAAAAACCGGGATTACGAAGCCCGTTTCACCCGCAAAGCAGGACGGGATGACGACACCCTCACCGTCAAACTGAAATTCAAAAACAAAGGCCGTTACAGCCTCGAACTGCGCTGGTAA
- a CDS encoding ribonuclease J yields the protein MSEKHLEIIPLGGMGEIGKNMFAFRYADEIMLVDGGLAFPDSHMPGIDLVIPRIDYLQQNASLIKGWVLTHGHEDHIGAIPYILPRLPRVPIYGAKLTLGLLKEKLSEFGVKEADLMLKEVTTDDRIKLSKYFTVDLFRMTHSIPDNSGMIIHTPVGRIVHTGDFKLEQHPTDGKPSHLSKLAQAGAEGALVLISDSTNAERPGQTTSEQEVASAIEKIVAAAKGRVFVTTFASHVHRVQNIVNIAEKHRRRVVMEGRSMVKYAQVAQNLGYLSLKDPLISTDEMGDLQDEQVLFMCTGSQGQPMSVLSRLALGTHAKLSLKAGDTVILSSSPIPGNEEAVNAVINRLYSLGVEVYYPPTYKVHASGHGSQEELKMIFNLVNPKYFLPWHGEPRHQINHARLAQALPNPPKRIIVAQNGDIIRVNKDEFKIGGKVPAGDVYVDGLGVGDINDEILLDRRTMSEDGILIITAVLHPEPHVELVSRGFVRTNRELENSIRGVALDVIEVGMREKRALEDIRDDMYSAVRKFVRKVTGRTPVLIPMLVD from the coding sequence ATGAGCGAAAAACACCTTGAGATCATTCCGCTGGGCGGAATGGGCGAAATTGGCAAGAACATGTTCGCCTTCCGTTACGCAGATGAGATCATGCTGGTGGATGGCGGTCTGGCTTTCCCAGATTCCCACATGCCCGGCATCGATCTGGTCATCCCCCGCATCGACTACTTGCAACAAAATGCCAGCCTGATCAAAGGCTGGGTGCTCACCCACGGTCACGAAGACCACATTGGGGCCATTCCCTACATCCTGCCCCGCCTGCCCAGAGTGCCCATCTATGGGGCCAAACTGACGCTGGGCCTCCTCAAAGAAAAACTCAGTGAGTTTGGGGTAAAAGAGGCCGACCTGATGCTCAAAGAGGTCACCACCGATGACCGCATCAAGCTCAGCAAATACTTCACCGTGGACCTGTTCCGCATGACCCACTCCATCCCCGACAACTCGGGCATGATCATCCACACCCCGGTGGGACGCATCGTGCACACCGGAGACTTCAAGCTGGAACAGCACCCCACCGACGGAAAACCCTCCCATCTGTCCAAACTGGCACAGGCGGGTGCAGAAGGTGCGCTGGTTCTGATTTCGGACAGCACCAACGCAGAAAGACCCGGCCAGACCACCAGCGAGCAGGAAGTGGCCAGCGCCATCGAGAAAATTGTGGCTGCTGCCAAAGGTCGTGTGTTTGTGACCACCTTCGCTTCACATGTGCACCGCGTGCAGAACATCGTGAACATTGCTGAAAAGCACCGTCGCCGTGTGGTGATGGAAGGCCGCAGCATGGTCAAATACGCACAGGTGGCCCAGAACCTCGGGTACCTGAGCCTCAAAGACCCCCTGATCAGCACCGACGAAATGGGCGACCTGCAAGACGAGCAGGTGCTGTTCATGTGCACCGGTTCACAGGGCCAGCCCATGAGCGTGCTTTCCAGACTTGCATTGGGCACCCATGCCAAACTCAGCTTGAAAGCCGGAGACACCGTGATCCTGTCTTCCAGCCCCATTCCCGGCAACGAAGAAGCTGTGAATGCCGTGATCAACCGCCTGTACTCTCTGGGCGTTGAGGTGTACTACCCACCCACCTACAAGGTGCACGCCTCTGGACACGGCAGCCAGGAAGAACTCAAGATGATCTTCAATCTGGTCAATCCCAAATACTTCCTGCCCTGGCACGGTGAACCCCGCCACCAGATCAACCATGCCCGTCTGGCGCAGGCCCTGCCCAACCCCCCCAAGCGCATCATCGTGGCCCAGAACGGCGACATCATCAGGGTCAACAAAGACGAATTCAAAATCGGTGGCAAAGTTCCTGCCGGAGATGTGTATGTGGATGGCCTCGGGGTGGGCGACATCAACGACGAGATCCTGCTGGACCGTCGCACCATGTCCGAAGACGGCATCCTGATCATCACCGCCGTGCTGCACCCAGAGCCCCACGTCGAACTGGTGTCCCGTGGTTTTGTCCGCACCAACCGCGAACTGGAGAACAGCATCCGTGGTGTGGCCCTTGACGTCATCGAAGTGGGCATGCGTGAAAAACGCGCTCTGGAAGACATCCGTGATGACATGTATTCGGCTGTGCGCAAATTTGTCCGCAAAGTCACCGGACGCACCCCTGTGCTGATCCCCATGCTTGTGGACTGA
- a CDS encoding sugar phosphate isomerase/epimerase family protein, with the protein MQLKCFRSLWGVDLPLEQALPEFKARGYTGIEAAIVFTADFQQLHHLAQEQGLEIIAGVLTAFPATERTPEAHLQALKDQVALALPFQPVLFNVQGGCDSWTESEQDQFYSAALEFAATLNVPLAFETHRGQPTFTPWTTARILKKFPELRLTCDLSHWVNVCERLLDDQEENIRLAAEHALHIHSRVGYEEGPQVTDPAAPEFALHLSTHEKWWRWTWEAQQKRGQAFTTLTPEFGPPTYQHTLPVSGEPVGNLDQICDWMMKRQKEQFNLWSTSIEKSQ; encoded by the coding sequence ATGCAACTCAAATGTTTCCGCAGCCTGTGGGGCGTGGACCTTCCCCTCGAACAAGCCCTCCCTGAATTCAAAGCCCGGGGCTACACCGGCATTGAAGCCGCCATTGTCTTCACCGCCGATTTTCAGCAATTGCACCATCTGGCCCAAGAGCAAGGGCTGGAGATCATCGCTGGAGTTTTGACGGCTTTTCCAGCCACAGAGCGCACCCCTGAAGCCCACCTGCAAGCCTTGAAAGATCAGGTGGCTCTGGCCTTGCCTTTTCAGCCTGTGCTGTTCAATGTGCAAGGGGGATGTGACAGTTGGACGGAAAGTGAGCAGGACCAGTTCTACAGTGCAGCTCTGGAATTTGCAGCCACCCTGAATGTCCCTCTGGCTTTCGAGACCCACCGTGGACAGCCCACCTTCACCCCCTGGACCACAGCACGCATCCTGAAAAAGTTTCCAGAGCTGCGCCTGACCTGTGATCTGAGCCACTGGGTCAATGTCTGTGAACGTCTGCTGGACGATCAGGAGGAAAACATCCGTCTGGCTGCCGAGCATGCCCTGCACATCCATTCCAGAGTGGGCTACGAAGAAGGCCCACAGGTCACCGATCCTGCTGCTCCAGAGTTTGCCCTGCACCTCTCCACCCACGAAAAATGGTGGAGGTGGACGTGGGAAGCCCAGCAAAAACGAGGTCAGGCATTCACCACCCTCACGCCAGAGTTTGGACCGCCCACCTACCAGCACACTTTGCCTGTGTCTGGCGAGCCTGTTGGAAATCTGGACCAGATCTGCGACTGGATGATGAAGCGCCAGAAAGAACAGTTTAACCTCTGGTCAACTTCCATCGAAAAATCTCAATAA
- a CDS encoding ParB/RepB/Spo0J family partition protein: MSKRSNLGRGLDALLGKSSLNPASTSAGEKLLILSIDQIQQAAYQPRQVFDPEALSELAASIKEKGVLQPLLVRKQGEKYEIIAGERRWRAARLAGLTEVPVILKDFNDLEALEIAIIENLQREDLNPVEEAVAYQKLLEQGLNQEGVAKALGKGRSTVANALRLLALPAKALEALEGGQISAGHARAILALPEDDRLWALEQILTRGLNVRDAEALKRERPEKGKTPKAPEERTFKTIELELARHIGTKVRIAGKDKGKIELSYHSQEELERLLELLGYQN, encoded by the coding sequence GTGTCAAAAAGATCTAACCTCGGGCGGGGACTGGATGCTTTGCTGGGAAAATCCAGCCTGAATCCAGCAAGCACCAGTGCTGGAGAGAAACTCCTCATCCTTTCCATTGACCAGATCCAGCAGGCAGCTTACCAGCCCAGACAGGTTTTTGACCCAGAGGCCCTCTCTGAGCTTGCCGCCAGCATCAAAGAGAAGGGGGTTTTGCAGCCCCTCTTGGTCCGCAAGCAGGGTGAAAAATACGAAATCATTGCTGGGGAAAGGCGTTGGCGTGCAGCCAGATTGGCTGGTCTGACCGAAGTCCCAGTGATATTGAAAGATTTCAATGATCTGGAAGCCCTTGAAATTGCCATCATTGAGAACCTTCAACGGGAAGATCTGAATCCAGTTGAGGAAGCAGTGGCCTACCAGAAACTGCTGGAACAAGGGCTCAATCAGGAAGGGGTGGCTAAAGCCCTTGGAAAAGGCCGCAGCACGGTGGCCAATGCTTTGAGGCTCCTTGCTCTGCCTGCAAAAGCTCTGGAGGCTCTGGAGGGTGGGCAAATTTCAGCAGGCCATGCCAGAGCCATTCTGGCCCTTCCAGAAGACGACCGGTTGTGGGCTCTGGAGCAGATCCTTACCAGAGGACTCAATGTCCGTGATGCTGAAGCCCTCAAAAGGGAACGTCCTGAAAAAGGCAAAACCCCAAAAGCCCCTGAAGAACGCACCTTCAAAACCATTGAACTGGAACTTGCCCGTCATATTGGCACCAAAGTTCGCATTGCTGGCAAGGACAAAGGCAAAATCGAACTGAGTTACCACTCTCAGGAAGAACTGGAACGCTTGTTGGAACTGCTGGGTTACCAGAACTGA
- a CDS encoding ParA family protein — MKVLALVNQKGGVGKTTTAVNLAAYLANTRRRVLVVDIDPQANASSGLGVRGAEAGVYDALREPERLTDFIQQTEIKNLHVLPATPDLAGAGVELTDEPEALKSLLSGLQKYDLVLIDAPPSLGPLTINALVAADALIVPLQAEYYALEGIAGLMDTIERVREGLNPALQVLGIVITMFDGRTNLSVQIEENVRNHFGDLVFWSVIPRNVRLSEAPSHAKPINLYSPMSSGAGAYKRLSDEVMQRVKKI, encoded by the coding sequence ATGAAAGTGCTCGCATTGGTCAATCAAAAAGGTGGCGTGGGGAAGACCACCACAGCGGTGAATCTGGCGGCCTATCTGGCCAACACCCGCCGTCGGGTTCTGGTGGTGGACATTGACCCGCAAGCCAACGCATCCAGCGGTTTGGGTGTCCGGGGGGCCGAAGCAGGCGTGTATGACGCCCTTCGTGAACCCGAGCGCCTCACCGATTTCATCCAGCAAACCGAAATCAAAAACCTGCATGTGCTTCCAGCCACACCAGATCTGGCAGGTGCAGGGGTAGAACTCACCGATGAACCAGAGGCCCTGAAAAGCCTGCTCTCTGGCCTACAGAAATACGATCTGGTGCTGATTGATGCCCCTCCAAGCCTGGGTCCCTTGACCATCAATGCTCTGGTGGCCGCAGATGCCCTGATTGTGCCTTTGCAAGCAGAATATTACGCTCTGGAGGGCATTGCAGGCTTGATGGACACCATTGAAAGGGTCAGGGAAGGGCTGAACCCTGCCTTGCAGGTGCTTGGCATCGTGATCACCATGTTTGATGGTCGCACCAACCTGTCTGTGCAGATTGAAGAAAACGTGCGCAACCATTTTGGAGATCTGGTGTTCTGGAGCGTGATTCCGCGCAATGTGAGGCTTTCAGAGGCACCCAGCCATGCCAAACCGATCAACCTGTACTCTCCCATGTCCAGTGGTGCTGGAGCCTACAAACGCCTGTCTGATGAGGTGATGCAACGTGTCAAAAAGATCTAA
- a CDS encoding 16S rRNA (guanine(527)-N(7))-methyltransferase RsmG, whose product MKQKYKALVKQYSRSLDLFGPAVEIHFDMHMDSAEAYAQFVPEGENLLDVGSGGGLPGIPIALARPDLKVILCEIRQRRASFLNIARSQLGLSNVRVFAGDVRKFKEPVSWVTAQAVGDLDVLIKLIQHTVTDEWHLLSRRTKDWKAPETAGAYQIQEERHHLDEDADLVVLHLSRKQA is encoded by the coding sequence GTGAAACAGAAGTACAAAGCGCTGGTCAAGCAGTACTCCCGATCTCTGGACCTGTTTGGTCCGGCAGTGGAGATCCATTTCGACATGCACATGGACAGTGCTGAAGCTTATGCCCAGTTCGTCCCAGAGGGAGAAAACTTGCTGGATGTGGGCTCTGGAGGCGGGTTGCCGGGGATTCCGATCGCTCTGGCCCGTCCAGATTTGAAAGTGATTCTGTGTGAAATCCGCCAGCGCAGGGCCTCTTTCCTGAACATCGCACGTTCTCAGCTCGGGCTTTCCAATGTGCGGGTTTTTGCTGGAGATGTGCGCAAATTCAAAGAACCGGTGTCGTGGGTGACGGCACAGGCTGTGGGAGATCTGGATGTGCTGATCAAACTGATCCAGCACACGGTGACCGACGAGTGGCATTTGCTTTCCAGACGCACCAAAGACTGGAAAGCCCCTGAAACTGCTGGTGCCTACCAGATTCAGGAAGAACGCCATCATCTGGATGAAGACGCCGATCTGGTGGTCCTCCATCTGTCTCGAAAACAAGCCTGA